From the genome of Streptomyces sp. NBC_01116, one region includes:
- a CDS encoding STM4014 family protein, with protein sequence MSPSVSSGGDGPVPRFAVVGNPDNRRVAFFEEAVRSAGLPPARVVPWLQVLRGEAVFAAGESVRIDSPGEDAEVERLLRGVDDPTRVEGSARWYARFTAAVDTVAGAASAAGAEVLGSPGDIAVLFDKRLCHGLLDRTGVPVPASPTSGPGAAPVRGWSDVRELLREHRMPRAFVKLAHGSSASGVLAVETAGPGRVRASTSVERDASGRLFNSLRVRRYTSEAEVGAVVDALAPDGLHIERWLPKASQRGRAADLRIVVVGGRATHAVVRTSASPMTNLHLGGARGDLDEVRAAVAAAGGCWREALTVCERAAACFPGTPCVGVDLLPTAGWRRFAVGEVNAFGDLLPGLTGLPGSGTEGLNTYAAQVAAVLDRARNHRAVTPS encoded by the coding sequence ATGTCGCCGTCAGTGAGTAGCGGCGGGGACGGCCCGGTGCCGCGCTTCGCGGTCGTCGGCAATCCGGACAACCGCCGGGTCGCCTTCTTCGAGGAGGCCGTGCGCTCCGCCGGTCTGCCCCCGGCCCGGGTCGTGCCCTGGCTCCAGGTGCTGCGCGGCGAGGCGGTGTTCGCGGCGGGCGAGAGCGTACGGATCGATTCGCCCGGTGAGGACGCCGAGGTGGAGCGGCTGCTCCGCGGGGTCGACGACCCGACCCGGGTGGAGGGTTCGGCCCGGTGGTACGCGCGGTTCACCGCGGCGGTGGACACGGTGGCGGGCGCGGCCTCGGCCGCCGGCGCCGAGGTGCTGGGCTCCCCCGGTGACATCGCCGTGCTCTTCGACAAGCGGCTGTGCCACGGGCTCCTCGACCGCACGGGCGTCCCCGTGCCCGCCTCGCCGACGTCCGGCCCGGGTGCGGCCCCGGTGCGCGGCTGGTCCGACGTGCGGGAGTTGCTGCGCGAGCACCGGATGCCCCGGGCGTTCGTGAAGCTCGCGCACGGCTCCTCCGCCTCCGGAGTGCTGGCGGTGGAGACGGCGGGCCCCGGCCGGGTCCGGGCGAGCACCTCGGTGGAGCGGGACGCGTCGGGGCGGCTGTTCAACTCGCTCCGGGTGCGGCGCTACACCTCGGAGGCGGAGGTCGGCGCGGTCGTGGACGCGCTGGCCCCGGACGGGCTGCACATCGAGCGCTGGCTGCCGAAGGCGTCCCAGCGGGGGCGGGCCGCGGATCTGCGGATCGTGGTGGTCGGCGGCCGGGCGACGCACGCCGTGGTGCGGACGAGCGCGAGCCCCATGACCAATCTGCATCTGGGCGGAGCGCGAGGCGACCTCGACGAGGTCCGGGCCGCCGTGGCGGCGGCCGGCGGATGCTGGCGCGAGGCGCTGACCGTGTGCGAGCGGGCGGCGGCCTGCTTCCCCGGGACGCCCTGCGTGGGCGTCGACCTCCTGCCCACGGCCGGCTGGCGGCGCTTCGCCGTCGGCGAGGTCAACGCCTTCGGCGACCTGCTGCCCGGGCTGACCGGTCTGCCGGGCAGCGGCACCGAGGGCCTGAACACCTACGCGGCGCAGGTCGCCGCCGTACTGGACCGAGCAAGGAACCACCGTGCCGTCACCCCTTCCTGA
- a CDS encoding STM4015 family protein, translated as MTYIDIQHLDRFHGLPVHSPGPSSGPLPAADSVAWRLECAYDEDTDFPALWEQFLETVDTTRVRALLIGPWWRQDYTPFAPVVELIVAHADRFPALRGLFLADVVGEECEVSWLRMCDITPVLEALPLLEEFAVRGCGQEGLGLRPLRHTALKSLRFESGGLPGELVRAVAASELPALERLDLWFGSSWYGGDATVDDIRPVLSGGVFPRLRHLGLQNSEIQDEIAAAVGSAPVVAQLETLALSMGTLSDAGGEALVNGQPLSHLSTLDLRHHYLTEPVLDRVRAACAPAVVEAGEAEEDYGDPDDEDYEPERYVAVSE; from the coding sequence ATGACGTACATCGACATCCAGCACCTCGACCGCTTCCACGGACTGCCGGTCCACTCCCCCGGGCCGTCCTCCGGGCCCCTGCCCGCCGCCGACTCCGTAGCCTGGCGGCTGGAGTGCGCCTACGACGAGGACACGGACTTCCCCGCACTGTGGGAGCAGTTCCTGGAGACGGTGGACACGACGCGGGTCCGGGCGCTCCTCATCGGCCCCTGGTGGCGTCAGGACTACACCCCGTTCGCGCCGGTGGTGGAGCTGATCGTCGCCCACGCGGACCGCTTCCCGGCCCTGCGCGGCCTCTTCCTCGCCGATGTGGTGGGCGAGGAGTGCGAGGTGTCCTGGCTGCGGATGTGCGACATCACCCCGGTGCTCGAAGCGCTGCCGCTGCTGGAGGAGTTCGCGGTGCGCGGTTGCGGTCAGGAGGGGCTCGGGCTGCGCCCGCTGCGCCACACGGCTCTGAAGTCGCTGCGCTTCGAGTCCGGCGGCCTGCCCGGCGAGCTGGTGCGGGCGGTCGCCGCGAGCGAACTGCCCGCGCTGGAGCGGCTGGACCTGTGGTTCGGCAGCTCGTGGTACGGCGGCGACGCCACCGTCGACGACATCCGCCCGGTCCTGTCGGGTGGGGTGTTCCCCCGGCTGCGCCACCTGGGGCTGCAGAACAGCGAGATCCAGGACGAGATCGCCGCCGCGGTGGGTTCCGCGCCCGTCGTCGCCCAGCTGGAGACCCTGGCGCTGTCGATGGGCACCCTGAGCGACGCGGGCGGCGAGGCCCTGGTGAACGGGCAGCCCCTGAGCCATCTGTCCACGCTGGACCTGCGCCACCACTACCTCACCGAGCCGGTGCTGGACCGGGTCAGGGCCGCGTGCGCTCCGGCCGTCGTGGAGGCGGGCGAGGCCGAGGAGGACTACGGGGACCCGGACGACGAGGACTACGAACCGGAACGCTATGTCGCCGTCAGTGAGTAG
- a CDS encoding STM4015 family protein — protein MYGAQHLHEFGGLPVVDFQHSADGGARPAPDAVAWRVSVDPYDDDRPWEEEFADFLDKVEPSGVRALIIGQWGESYEETSSVPINLVIAAADRLTSLEAVFVGDLEAEEAEITWIQQSDVTVLLAAFPALTEFGVRGGSELVFPPTKHERLRALTFQAGGLPAEVVRGVLDSELPALERLDLWLGVSAYEGDTDLTDLAPLLSGTRFPRLDHLGIRNSEIQNEIASAIASAPVVARLRVLDLSNGTLGDEGAAALLEGQPLTHLELLDLHHHFLTDAMAERVRSALEPHGVRVDLSEKREPWGDRGAEGRYTAVSE, from the coding sequence ATGTACGGTGCGCAGCATCTGCACGAGTTCGGCGGCCTTCCGGTCGTCGACTTCCAGCACTCGGCCGACGGGGGCGCCCGGCCCGCCCCGGACGCCGTGGCCTGGCGTGTCTCCGTCGACCCGTACGACGACGACCGGCCCTGGGAGGAGGAGTTCGCCGACTTCCTGGACAAGGTCGAGCCGTCCGGCGTCCGGGCCCTGATCATCGGTCAGTGGGGTGAGTCGTACGAGGAGACCTCCTCGGTCCCGATCAACCTGGTGATCGCCGCCGCCGACCGGCTGACCTCGCTGGAGGCGGTGTTCGTCGGGGATCTGGAGGCGGAGGAGGCCGAGATCACCTGGATCCAGCAGTCGGACGTGACCGTGCTGCTGGCCGCCTTCCCCGCGCTGACGGAGTTCGGCGTGCGCGGCGGCTCCGAGCTGGTGTTCCCACCGACGAAGCACGAGCGGCTGCGCGCGCTGACCTTCCAGGCGGGCGGTCTCCCCGCCGAGGTGGTGCGGGGTGTGCTGGACAGCGAACTGCCCGCGCTGGAGCGGCTGGACCTCTGGCTCGGCGTGTCCGCCTACGAGGGCGACACCGACCTCACCGACCTCGCTCCGTTGCTCTCCGGCACCCGCTTCCCCCGTCTGGACCACCTGGGCATACGCAACAGCGAGATCCAGAACGAGATCGCCTCGGCCATCGCCTCGGCCCCGGTCGTCGCCCGGCTGCGGGTGCTCGACCTGTCGAACGGGACGCTGGGCGACGAGGGGGCGGCGGCCCTCCTCGAAGGGCAGCCGCTGACCCATCTGGAACTCCTCGATCTCCACCACCACTTCCTCACCGACGCGATGGCGGAGCGGGTCCGCTCCGCCCTGGAGCCGCACGGCGTGCGGGTCGATCTGTCGGAGAAGCGCGAGCCCTGGGGCGACCGGGGCGCCGAGGGCCGCTACACCGCCGTCTCGGAGTAG
- a CDS encoding DUF6745 domain-containing protein, with the protein MQNVNSWRSVAAATGRADRAAAEAGVRRAYRTAGLAEPDRIIWAASPRAAVETVEKLADAGRSVREEVRTRPWAEERRRMYDELGPAGWSALWSATGAQLWETTGALAERIRTGVVADLAPRPEDEGAVRLVLLDAVLGQHDAAWLAAFDGRGDRLAGLAEVARNAGWWWPYEHAAVISERPDVLHRDEAGRLDHGEGPALAYGDGFALHAWRGMPVPAAFLDELPSLTPERIRAEENAELRRVMLEHYGYDRYLTESGAEPVHRDETGILWRIALDGDEDVVMVEVVNSTPEPDGTHRTYWLRVPPATRTAKDGVAWTFGLDGAAYAPVRQT; encoded by the coding sequence ATGCAGAACGTGAACTCCTGGCGGAGCGTGGCGGCGGCGACCGGCCGGGCGGACCGGGCGGCGGCCGAGGCCGGTGTGCGGCGCGCCTATCGCACCGCAGGCCTGGCCGAGCCGGACCGGATCATCTGGGCCGCATCGCCCCGGGCCGCCGTCGAAACGGTGGAGAAGCTGGCCGACGCCGGACGGTCGGTGCGCGAGGAGGTCCGCACCCGTCCGTGGGCGGAGGAACGCCGCCGGATGTACGACGAGCTGGGCCCGGCGGGCTGGTCGGCGCTCTGGTCCGCCACCGGGGCCCAGCTCTGGGAGACCACCGGCGCACTCGCCGAGCGCATACGGACCGGTGTCGTCGCCGACCTGGCGCCCCGGCCCGAGGACGAGGGCGCCGTGCGACTGGTGCTCCTGGACGCCGTGCTCGGCCAGCACGACGCCGCCTGGCTCGCCGCCTTCGACGGGCGGGGCGACCGGCTGGCCGGGCTCGCTGAGGTGGCCCGCAACGCCGGCTGGTGGTGGCCGTACGAGCACGCCGCGGTCATCAGCGAGCGGCCGGACGTCCTCCACCGCGACGAGGCGGGCCGGCTCGACCACGGTGAGGGGCCGGCCCTCGCCTACGGGGACGGGTTCGCCCTGCACGCCTGGCGCGGCATGCCCGTTCCCGCCGCGTTCCTGGACGAGCTGCCCTCCCTCACGCCCGAGCGGATCCGCGCCGAGGAGAACGCGGAACTGCGCCGCGTGATGCTGGAGCACTACGGCTACGACCGGTATCTCACCGAGTCGGGCGCCGAGCCCGTCCACCGCGACGAGACGGGCATCCTCTGGCGCATCGCCCTCGACGGCGACGAGGACGTGGTGATGGTCGAGGTGGTCAACTCCACCCCCGAGCCGGACGGCACGCACCGCACCTACTGGCTGCGCGTGCCGCCGGCCACCCGGACCGCCAAGGACGGGGTCGCCTGGACGTTCGGACTGGACGGGGCGGCCTACGCACCGGTGCGCCAGACCTGA
- a CDS encoding TetR/AcrR family transcriptional regulator: protein MARVRLNVAERREELLRAAVGQIEARGVSSVRIADVASVLGVSNALVLYHFSTKEKLVAAAFGYAAEADLAHLRKLLARRTSAVRRLRTAVRWYAPTGQAKGWRLWIEGWSASLRDPVLREVAGDLDQRWKAELAQVIEEGAAAGEFRCGDPRSAAWRLTALLDGMAVQTTSYAGPLPRATMLRWTDEALARELGIDPADLAGPPTADPDGTDPSATG from the coding sequence ATGGCTAGAGTCCGGTTGAACGTGGCGGAGCGGCGTGAGGAGCTGCTGCGCGCTGCGGTCGGACAGATCGAGGCCCGTGGCGTCTCGTCCGTGCGGATCGCCGATGTGGCCTCCGTGCTGGGCGTGAGCAACGCGCTCGTCCTCTACCACTTCTCGACCAAGGAGAAGCTGGTCGCGGCGGCTTTCGGGTACGCGGCCGAGGCCGATCTCGCGCATCTCCGCAAGCTGCTGGCCCGCCGCACCAGCGCCGTACGACGGCTGCGGACGGCGGTGCGGTGGTACGCGCCGACGGGGCAGGCGAAGGGCTGGCGGCTGTGGATCGAGGGCTGGTCGGCCTCCCTGCGCGATCCCGTCCTCCGGGAGGTCGCGGGCGACCTCGACCAGCGGTGGAAGGCGGAACTGGCCCAGGTCATCGAGGAGGGCGCCGCGGCCGGAGAGTTCCGGTGCGGGGATCCCCGGTCGGCGGCCTGGCGGCTGACCGCCCTGCTGGACGGGATGGCGGTGCAGACCACCTCGTACGCGGGTCCGCTCCCCCGGGCCACGATGCTGCGGTGGACCGACGAGGCGCTCGCCCGTGAGCTGGGCATCGATCCGGCGGACCTGGCCGGCCCGCCGACCGCCGATCCCGACGGGACGGACCCTTCCGCGACCGGCTGA
- a CDS encoding PPOX class F420-dependent oxidoreductase — MTRIEPAQEALLRLFGEHDGGVLVTLKQDGRPQLSNVNHAFYPEERVVRVSITEGRAKTRNLRRDPRASYHVTSDDRWAWTVADGTAELTPPAAAPDDATVEALITLYRDVKGEHPDWDDYRRAMVQDRRVLLTLRIDHVYGQPRG; from the coding sequence ATGACGCGAATCGAACCGGCACAGGAAGCACTGCTCCGTCTCTTCGGTGAGCACGACGGCGGAGTCCTGGTCACGCTGAAGCAGGACGGACGCCCCCAGCTGTCCAACGTCAATCACGCCTTCTATCCCGAGGAACGGGTGGTCCGCGTCTCGATCACCGAGGGCCGGGCCAAGACCCGCAACCTGCGGCGAGACCCCCGGGCGAGCTACCACGTCACCAGCGACGACCGCTGGGCCTGGACCGTCGCCGACGGAACCGCGGAACTGACCCCGCCCGCCGCGGCGCCGGACGACGCCACGGTGGAGGCGCTGATCACGCTCTACCGGGACGTCAAGGGCGAGCACCCCGACTGGGACGACTACCGGCGGGCCATGGTCCAGGACCGCAGAGTGCTGCTCACCCTGCGCATCGACCACGTCTACGGGCAGCCGCGTGGCTGA
- a CDS encoding MBL fold metallo-hydrolase, whose product MTGADYLLPFRTRLRSMRTESFGADPAGARMERIRRSPHFVDGMFQNPVGARTRPSGSTVEFAKTYFQKEQRARRTPKGTVPVHATTLADLAAPPATGLRLTWMGHSSVLAEIDGGRILFDPVWGERCSPFPFAGPKRLHPTPLSLAALGPVDVVVISHDHYDHLDLPTIRALAGTDTVFAVPLGVGAHLERWGVPTSRMRELDWNETATVAGISLTATPARHFCGRGLRNQQHTLWASWAVTGPEHRIYHSGDTGYFPGFRDIGAEHGPFDATMIQIGAYSEYWPDIHMTPAEGMRAHLDLQGGRPHGVLLPIHWGTFNLAPHAWAEPGEWTKDAGEDAGQAVAFPRPGEPFEPAGTLPVEPWWRPLSTSLARPWRRTEKQAGPGSGPAPAARSDLDLAGER is encoded by the coding sequence GTGACCGGCGCTGACTACTTGCTTCCGTTCCGCACGAGACTGCGCTCGATGCGCACCGAGTCCTTCGGGGCCGATCCGGCCGGAGCGCGGATGGAGCGCATCCGCCGCTCGCCCCATTTCGTCGACGGGATGTTCCAGAACCCGGTGGGGGCGCGGACCAGGCCCTCCGGGTCCACCGTCGAATTCGCCAAGACCTACTTCCAGAAGGAGCAGCGGGCCCGCAGGACGCCGAAAGGCACCGTGCCGGTCCACGCCACGACCCTCGCCGACCTGGCCGCACCTCCCGCCACCGGGCTCCGGCTGACCTGGATGGGCCATTCCAGCGTGCTGGCGGAGATCGACGGCGGACGGATCCTGTTCGACCCGGTCTGGGGCGAGCGCTGTTCCCCGTTCCCGTTCGCCGGGCCCAAGCGCCTGCACCCCACTCCGCTGTCGCTGGCCGCGCTCGGACCCGTCGACGTGGTCGTCATCTCCCACGACCACTACGACCACCTCGACCTGCCGACGATCCGCGCCCTGGCGGGGACCGACACGGTCTTCGCCGTGCCGCTCGGGGTCGGCGCCCATCTGGAGCGCTGGGGCGTCCCCACGAGCCGGATGCGCGAGCTCGACTGGAACGAGACCGCGACCGTCGCCGGAATCAGCCTCACCGCCACTCCCGCACGCCACTTCTGCGGCCGCGGACTGCGCAACCAGCAGCACACCCTCTGGGCGTCGTGGGCGGTCACGGGCCCGGAGCACCGCATCTACCACAGCGGGGACACCGGCTACTTCCCCGGCTTCCGGGACATCGGGGCCGAGCACGGGCCCTTCGACGCCACCATGATCCAGATCGGCGCGTACTCGGAATACTGGCCGGACATCCACATGACCCCCGCCGAAGGCATGCGCGCCCACCTGGACCTCCAGGGCGGCCGCCCGCACGGTGTGCTGCTGCCGATCCACTGGGGCACCTTCAACCTGGCGCCGCACGCCTGGGCGGAACCCGGGGAGTGGACGAAGGACGCCGGCGAGGACGCCGGGCAGGCGGTGGCCTTCCCCCGGCCGGGGGAACCGTTCGAGCCTGCGGGAACCCTCCCCGTGGAGCCGTGGTGGCGGCCTCTGTCCACGTCCCTCGCCCGCCCGTGGCGCCGCACGGAGAAGCAGGCCGGACCGGGATCAGGCCCGGCACCGGCGGCGCGGAGCGATCTCGACCTCGCCGGGGAGCGCTGA
- a CDS encoding MerR family transcriptional regulator, with product MDWPIAEVARMSGVTARTLRHYDEIGLLPPARIGSNGHRYYEEHQLLLLQQILVLRALDVGLPEIGRVLADQVDTVEALRGHHRRLLAERDRLNALAATVSRTIAELKQSRRDGRPMTAINRPENLFEGIQPSRYEENLRDFPELAEKAARRAAALTPAEIEAGQRERTALMIRLAEHMAAGAPADAGPMLAEIEGQHRALTELHPVSADEFRAIGRFCVDNEQWRAAYEAIAPGLAAYQRDAIEAYADSRLA from the coding sequence ATGGACTGGCCGATCGCGGAGGTCGCCCGGATGTCGGGGGTGACCGCCCGGACCCTGCGGCACTACGACGAGATCGGTCTGCTGCCGCCGGCCCGGATCGGCTCCAACGGCCACCGCTACTACGAGGAGCACCAGCTCCTGCTGTTGCAGCAGATCCTCGTGTTGCGGGCCCTGGACGTCGGACTGCCGGAGATCGGCAGGGTCCTCGCCGACCAGGTCGACACGGTGGAGGCCCTGCGCGGACACCACCGACGGCTGCTCGCGGAGAGGGACCGGCTCAACGCCCTGGCCGCGACCGTCTCCCGCACGATCGCCGAGCTGAAACAGTCCAGAAGGGACGGCAGGCCCATGACCGCCATCAACCGACCGGAGAACCTGTTCGAGGGCATCCAGCCCTCTCGGTACGAGGAGAATCTGCGCGACTTTCCCGAGCTCGCCGAGAAGGCCGCCCGACGGGCGGCCGCCCTGACCCCGGCCGAGATCGAGGCGGGGCAGCGCGAGCGCACGGCGCTGATGATCCGGCTGGCCGAGCACATGGCCGCGGGCGCCCCGGCCGACGCCGGGCCCATGTTGGCCGAGATCGAGGGTCAGCACCGCGCGCTCACCGAACTGCACCCCGTGTCCGCCGACGAGTTCCGTGCGATCGGGCGCTTCTGCGTGGACAACGAGCAGTGGCGGGCCGCCTACGAGGCGATCGCCCCGGGCCTGGCCGCGTACCAGCGGGACGCCATCGAGGCCTACGCGGACTCCCGGCTCGCCTGA
- a CDS encoding pyridoxamine 5'-phosphate oxidase family protein, with amino-acid sequence MALTREEREQFLAEPHIAALAVASRGSDRAPLSVPIWYQYAPGGDVRILTGRTSRKAELIDAAGRFTLLVDRVEPTIRYVSVEGPVVDTRPATRADLEEVSARYLPAEKVAGYVDFAWENHGEQVVITLRPERWVSSDLGQV; translated from the coding sequence GTGGCACTCACCCGTGAAGAGCGCGAACAGTTCCTCGCCGAACCCCATATCGCCGCGCTGGCCGTCGCCTCGCGGGGCAGCGACCGGGCCCCGCTCAGCGTTCCCATCTGGTATCAGTACGCGCCGGGCGGCGACGTGCGCATCCTCACCGGCCGCACCTCGCGCAAGGCCGAACTGATCGACGCGGCAGGCCGGTTCACGCTGCTGGTCGACCGGGTGGAGCCGACCATCCGCTACGTCTCCGTCGAGGGACCCGTCGTCGACACCCGGCCCGCCACGCGCGCGGACCTGGAGGAGGTGTCGGCGCGCTACCTTCCGGCCGAGAAGGTCGCCGGCTACGTGGACTTCGCCTGGGAGAACCACGGTGAGCAGGTGGTGATCACCCTGCGCCCCGAACGCTGGGTCAGCTCGGACCTCGGCCAGGTCTGA
- a CDS encoding oxidoreductase produces the protein MHSWTLDDMPDLSGSTAVVTGANSGIGAVTALVLARSGARTVLACRDPERGRRAVDAVHRAAPGSDARLVRLDLADLSSVAEAAEVIAKEVDGRLDLLVNNAGVMALPPLRTADGFEMQFGTNHLGHFALTNRLLPVLGVRGPARVVTLSSIGHRIGRIDLGDLNAERAYSKWRAYGQSKLANLLFTDELDRRARAAGRDMVALAAHPGLSATELGQAGPRLSGRNWAAKLERASRLYTQPASAGALPVLYAATLPGAPGGSYYGPARLGETRGAPAPARKSRRAQDPVMARALWDESARLTGLDVDAV, from the coding sequence ATGCACTCCTGGACTCTTGACGACATGCCCGACCTCTCCGGCTCCACCGCCGTGGTCACCGGCGCCAACAGCGGCATCGGCGCGGTGACCGCCCTCGTCCTGGCCCGCTCCGGCGCGCGGACCGTTCTCGCGTGCCGCGATCCGGAGCGCGGCCGGCGCGCCGTGGACGCCGTCCACCGAGCCGCCCCCGGCTCGGACGCCCGGCTCGTCCGCCTCGATCTGGCCGATCTGAGCAGTGTGGCCGAGGCCGCGGAGGTCATCGCGAAGGAGGTCGACGGGCGCCTCGACCTCCTGGTGAACAACGCCGGGGTGATGGCCCTGCCGCCACTCCGTACGGCGGACGGTTTCGAGATGCAGTTCGGCACCAACCACCTGGGCCACTTCGCGCTGACCAACCGGCTGCTGCCCGTCCTCGGGGTCCGGGGTCCGGCGCGCGTGGTGACGCTCTCCTCGATCGGCCACCGGATCGGCCGTATCGACCTCGGGGACCTCAACGCCGAGCGGGCGTACAGCAAGTGGCGGGCCTACGGCCAGTCCAAGCTCGCCAACCTGCTGTTCACGGACGAGCTGGACCGGCGGGCCCGCGCCGCAGGCCGGGACATGGTGGCGCTGGCGGCCCATCCCGGCCTCTCCGCTACGGAGTTGGGGCAGGCCGGGCCGCGTCTGTCCGGCCGGAACTGGGCCGCGAAGCTGGAGCGCGCCTCGCGTCTGTACACCCAGCCGGCATCGGCGGGGGCTCTGCCCGTGCTGTACGCGGCGACGCTGCCCGGTGCCCCGGGCGGCTCCTACTACGGCCCCGCCCGCCTGGGCGAGACCCGGGGAGCCCCGGCGCCCGCCCGGAAGTCGCGGCGCGCCCAGGACCCGGTCATGGCACGGGCGTTGTGGGACGAGTCGGCCCGGCTGACCGGACTGGACGTCGACGCCGTGTGA
- a CDS encoding glyceraldehyde-3-phosphate dehydrogenase has protein sequence MTVNDDSFTNWMHREEIAESMIPIIGKLHREQDVNVLLHSRSLVNKSVVSILKTHRFARQIAGEELSVTETMPFLKALTTLDLGPSQIDIGMLAATYRADGRGLSVEEFTAEAVAGATGDNKIERRASRDVVLYGFGRIGRLIARLLIEKAGSGNGLRLRAIVVRKGSGQDIVKRASLLRRDSIHGQFQGTITVDEANSKIIANGNEIQVIYSDDPTTVDYTAYGIKDAILIDNTGRWRDREGLSKHLRAGIAKVVLTAPGKGDVPNIVHGVNHDTVKPDERILSCASCTTNAIVPPLKAMADEYGVLRGHVETVHSYTNDQNLLDNYHSSDRRGRSAALNMVITETGAASAVAKALPELKAPITGSSIRVPVPDVSIAILSLRLERETTREEVLDYLRNVSLASPLKRQIDFISAPDAVSSDFIGSRHASIVDAGATKVDGDNAILYLWYDNEFGYSCQVIRVVQHVSGVEYPTYPAPAV, from the coding sequence GTGACTGTCAATGACGACTCGTTCACCAACTGGATGCACCGCGAGGAGATCGCGGAGTCGATGATCCCGATCATCGGGAAGCTGCACCGCGAGCAGGACGTCAATGTCCTGCTGCACAGCCGCTCCCTGGTGAACAAGTCGGTGGTCAGCATCCTCAAGACGCACCGCTTCGCCCGGCAGATCGCGGGCGAGGAGCTCTCGGTCACCGAGACGATGCCCTTCCTGAAGGCGCTGACGACGCTCGACCTCGGCCCCTCCCAGATCGACATAGGCATGCTGGCCGCGACGTACCGGGCCGACGGGCGCGGACTCTCGGTCGAGGAGTTCACCGCTGAGGCCGTCGCCGGGGCGACGGGCGACAACAAGATCGAGCGCCGCGCGTCGCGTGACGTGGTGCTCTACGGCTTCGGCCGCATCGGCCGGCTCATCGCCCGCCTGCTCATCGAGAAGGCCGGCTCGGGCAACGGCCTGCGCCTGCGGGCCATCGTCGTCCGCAAGGGCTCCGGCCAGGACATCGTCAAGCGCGCCTCGCTGCTGCGGCGCGACTCGATCCACGGCCAGTTCCAGGGCACGATCACCGTCGACGAGGCGAACAGCAAGATCATCGCCAACGGCAACGAGATCCAGGTGATCTACTCCGACGACCCGACGACGGTCGACTACACGGCGTACGGCATCAAGGACGCCATCCTGATCGACAACACCGGTCGGTGGCGCGACCGCGAGGGCCTCTCCAAGCACCTCCGGGCGGGCATCGCCAAGGTCGTGCTGACGGCGCCCGGCAAGGGCGACGTCCCGAACATCGTGCACGGCGTCAACCACGACACGGTCAAGCCGGACGAGCGGATCCTGTCCTGCGCGTCCTGCACGACCAACGCGATCGTCCCGCCGCTGAAGGCGATGGCGGACGAGTACGGCGTTCTGCGCGGGCACGTGGAGACCGTCCACTCGTACACCAACGACCAGAACCTGCTGGACAACTACCACAGCTCGGACCGCCGTGGCCGTTCGGCGGCGCTCAACATGGTCATCACCGAGACCGGTGCCGCCTCGGCCGTGGCGAAGGCACTGCCCGAGCTGAAGGCGCCGATCACCGGCAGCTCGATCCGCGTCCCGGTGCCGGACGTCTCGATCGCGATCCTCAGCCTGCGGCTGGAGCGCGAGACCACGCGTGAAGAGGTCCTCGACTACCTCCGCAACGTGTCGCTGGCCTCGCCGCTCAAGCGCCAGATCGACTTCATCAGCGCGCCCGACGCGGTCTCCAGCGACTTCATCGGATCGCGCCACGCCTCGATCGTCGACGCGGGCGCCACCAAGGTCGACGGCGACAACGCGATCCTCTACCTCTGGTACGACAACGAGTTCGGCTACTCGTGCCAGGTCATCCGGGTCGTGCAGCACGTCTCCGGCGTGGAGTACCCGACGTACCCGGCCCCGGCGGTCTGA